A genome region from Panicum virgatum strain AP13 chromosome 4K, P.virgatum_v5, whole genome shotgun sequence includes the following:
- the LOC120705063 gene encoding uncharacterized protein LOC120705063 isoform X2 codes for MLRRMSLCRSPLINVVPPLPRYCHSPSHDAPWRLWWATAAAMADDTMGRLIDGQKIVRLSGCWRHEPGKTLSPATPIHVVLKEHVKKSGLSKRIALAEMVPHASRMITLDF; via the exons ATGTTGAGGAGGATGTCGCTGTGCCGCTCCCCACTAATCAACGTCGTGCCACCCCTACCACGGTACTGCCACTCTCCTTCCCACGATGCGCCGTGGAGGCTGTGGTGGGCAacagcggcggccatggccgacGACACCATGGGCCGGTTGATCGACGGCCAGAAGATTGTAAGGCTGTCAGGATGCTGGCGCCATGAACCTGGAAAGACTCTTTCACCTGCTACTCCCATCCAT GTTGTTTTGAAGGAGCATGTGAAGAAAAGTGGTCTTTCAAAGAGGATTGCGCTG GCTGAGATGGTTCCTCACGCAAGCAGGATGATTACCCTAGATTTCTAA
- the LOC120703134 gene encoding transcription termination factor MTEF1, chloroplastic-like: MLLLRRHLLPLLHAISPLRSQMHHRACPLLSISTSAAPFSLEDYLVAACGLAPAQARETAEKALDEASRQSKKKTFVDLSRSRLGSASNPDAILALLSGVGLTRTDIASIVAADPLLLRSSVKNVSPRLLAIRDGLGLSAPQIGRFLLLGSRALRCRDVVPKLEYFISLYGSFERVLAIMKSSNSILLSDLEKVIKPNIALLRQCGLSVRDISQLCSLNTRLISFSPERVKELVLRAEELGVHRSSRMFKHAVRCISAINEEKLAARLEFLKSTLGCTESEVATIVSKQPNILGYSEEGLLRKIQFWIKVVGVEPQYIVKRPTMLSYSLEKRLLPRHCVMKVLQKKGLLSSKMAFYSFALIGEETFKLKHIDCHKDSVPGLADAYATASAGVVPSGIKL, translated from the coding sequence atgctgcTCCTCCGAAGGCACCTCCTACCTCTGCTCCACGCGATCTCCCCGCTccgttcccaaatgcaccaccGTGCCTGCCCCCTACTCTCCATCTCCACTTCCGCCGCCCCTTTCTCCCTCGAGGACTACCTCGTCGCCGCTTGCGGCCTCGCCCCAGCTCAAGCCCGCGAGACGGCCGAGAAAGCGCTCGATGAAGCATCCAGACAAAGTAAGAAGAAGACATTCGTGGACCTCTCCCGGTCCCGCCTCGGGTCCGCGTCCAACCCGGACGCCATCCTCGCCCTGCTCTCCGGCGTCGGCCTCACCCGCACCGACATTGCTTCCATCGTCGCGGCGGACCCGCTGCTCCTCCGCTCCTCCGTGAAGAACGTCAGCCCTCGCCTCCTCGCCATCCGCGACGGCCTCGGTCTGTCCGCTCCCCAGATCGGTCGCTTCCTCCTGCTCGGCTCACGCGCCCTCCGCTGCCGCGATGTCGTTCCCAAGCTggagtacttcatctccttgtaTGGCTCATTTGAGCGGGTCCTCGCGATCATGAAGAGCAGCAACAGCATCCTACTTTCGGACCTTGAGAAGGTGATCAAGCCTAACATCGCGCTGCTTCGCCAGTGTGGTCTAAGTGTTCGAGATATTTCCCAGCTGTGTTCACTCAACACGCGGTTGATTTCCTTCAGTCCAGAGCGTGTCAAGGAGTTAGTACTACGTGCGGAAGAGCTTGGGGTGCACCGCAGCTCGCGGATGTTCAAGCACGCAGTCAGATGTATCTCAGCAATCAACGAAGAGAAGCTTGCTGCCAGGCTTGAATTTTTGAAGAGTACTCTTGGTTGCACCGAGAGTGAAGTTGCAACTATAGTGtccaagcaaccaaatattctAGGATACTCTGAGGAGGGTCTTCTCCGCAAGATTCAATTCTGGATCAAAGTGGTTGGAGTGGAGCCTCAGTACATTGTTAAAAGGCCTACCATGTTATCATACAGCCTGGAGAAGCGGCTACTGCCCCGGCATTGTGTCATGAAGGTCCTGCAGAAAAAGGGATTGCTGAGTAGTAAAATGGCCTTTTACTCATTTGCTCTAATTGGAGAGGAGACTTTCAAGTTGAAGCATATCGATTGTCACAAGGACTCTGTTCCTGGGCTTGCAGATGCTTACGCCACAGCTAGTGCTGGTGTTGTGCCCTCTGGAATCAAATTATAA
- the LOC120705063 gene encoding uncharacterized protein LOC120705063 isoform X1, with amino-acid sequence MLRRMSLCRSPLINVVPPLPRYCHSPSHDAPWRLWWATAAAMADDTMGRLIDGQKIVRLSGCWRHEPGKTLSPATPIHVVLKEHVKKSGLSKRIALVSSSPLLRLRWFLTQAG; translated from the exons ATGTTGAGGAGGATGTCGCTGTGCCGCTCCCCACTAATCAACGTCGTGCCACCCCTACCACGGTACTGCCACTCTCCTTCCCACGATGCGCCGTGGAGGCTGTGGTGGGCAacagcggcggccatggccgacGACACCATGGGCCGGTTGATCGACGGCCAGAAGATTGTAAGGCTGTCAGGATGCTGGCGCCATGAACCTGGAAAGACTCTTTCACCTGCTACTCCCATCCAT GTTGTTTTGAAGGAGCATGTGAAGAAAAGTGGTCTTTCAAAGAGGATTGCGCTGGTTAGTTCTTCCCCTTTACTGAG GCTGAGATGGTTCCTCACGCAAGCAGGATGA
- the LOC120701889 gene encoding syntaxin-22-like, which produces MVTLASNGDHLRLELKALPESVSDVGSAELSDSLRLRRRRAVLKYSSTPRPRSPAELLKDEKSRRTPALSLATPPSSINHRPPRRAAPMSFQDVFHDLEAAGLPPRPPPPPPRAVVAHCVFQINTKVAALRRLADELACGGGGDVRERIRRARAEATRLARSTARRLADPAAAAAVGPRLAMDFQAALGEFQWVQGRIIEADRQETAAAARRARAPPMFRPPSPPSYGSSQSNNAAAGADQPRGTQMQQQQQRLVESRRTHELALLDNEITFNEALVEEREREICKIQQEISEINEIFRDLAKLVHDQQGAIDVVESNIETAAMETSKGEGQLTRAARTQESNWPMKCLLATVLGLLMLIFALVFIA; this is translated from the coding sequence ATGGTGACGCTGGCGAGCAATGGTGACCATCTCCGTCTCGAGCTCAAGGCTCTCCCGGAGTCCGTATCGGACGTAGGATCAGCCGAACTCTCGGACTCACTCcgacttcgccgccgccgcgccgtccttaAATACAGCTCCACCCCACGGCCAAGGTCGCCGGCGGAATTGTTGAAGGACGAGAAGAGTAGAAGGACGCCTGCCCTCTCGCTCGCCACGCCACCAAGTTCGATCAATCAccgtccgccgcgccgcgccgcgccgatgAGTTTCCAGGACGTGTTCCACGACCTGGAGGCGGCGGGGCTCCCGCCgcgtcccccgccgccgccgccgcgggccgtggTGGCGCACTGCGTGTTCCAGATCAACACCAAGGTGGccgcgctccgccgcctcgcGGACGAGCTCGcctgcgggggcgggggcgacgTCCGGGAGCGCATCCGCAGGGCGCGCGCCGAGGCCACGCGCCTGGCGCGGAGCACGGCGCGGAGGCtcgccgaccccgccgccgcggccgccgtcgggCCCAGGCTGGCCATGGACTTCCAGGCCGCGCTCGGGGAGTTCCAGTGGGTGCAGGGCCGGATCATCGAGGCTGACCGCCaggaaaccgccgccgccgcccgccgcgctcgcgcgccgCCCATGTTCCGTCCCCCGTCGCCGCCCAGCTACGGCTCGTCGCAGTCGAACaatgccgctgccggcgccgatCAGCCACGCGGCACgcagatgcagcagcagcagcagcggctcgTGGAATCACGGAGGACGCACGAGCTGGCCCTGCTGGACAACGAGATCACCTTCAACGAGGCGCTCGTCGAGGAGAGGGAGCGGGAGATATGCAAGATTCAGCAGGAGATCAGCGAGATCAACGAGATCTTCAGGGACCTAGCAAAGCTCGTCCATGACCAGCAAGGGGCCATCGATGTCGTCGAGTCCAACATCGAGACggccgccatggagacgagcaaaGGGGAAGGCCAGCTCACGAGGGCCGCGCGGACGCAGGAATCGAACTGGCCGATGAAGTGCTTGCTGGCCACTGTTCTTGGCCTCCTAATGCTGATCTTCGCGTTAGTTTTTATAGCGTAG
- the LOC120701890 gene encoding type I inositol polyphosphate 5-phosphatase 5-like: protein MKGRDLNGSDPQSLSAARARLKSASLNYVDLPNRQNDDTCQYQMFVATWNVGGKTPNNRLNLQDFLQVEESPDIYVLGFQEIVPLTAGNVLVVEDNEPASRWLAIIHQALNEPQEQPDDDDDPPPPEPPDGRRHHHRRRDSSLFFQTPSLKVLSNSYRVDSALVKTCNCSAEPSSMRRKAAEVRASVYRAEAEADAPSTSAAAAAAAGEASTSGCGDAEADNADGTPTAAQCEPGGGGGMSYCLIASKQMVGLFLSVWVKRELVEHIGHLRVDCVGRGIMGWLGNKGCIAISMTLHRSSICFVCSHLASGEKEGDELRRNADVAEILRSAHFPRACKSPASHRIPERILEHDRMIWLGDLNYRVSLSYEETRTLLEENDWDTLLEKDQLMVEREAGRVFRGWKEGKICFAPTYKYTQNSDAYAGETAKSKKKRRTPAWCDRILWHGDGIEQLQYLRGESRFSDHRPVCGVFAVEVDADDGSRIMRSYYSANARIGYDRPA, encoded by the exons ATGAAAGGCAGGGACTTGAATGGTTCAG ATCCACAGAGCTTGAGTGCAGCACGGGCACGGTTGAAGAGTGCGAGCCTGAACTACGTGGATTTGCCCAACAGGCAAAACGATGATACATGCCAGTACCA GATGTTCGTGGCTACCTGGAATGTTGGAGGAAAGACTCCGAATAATCGGCTGAACCTGCAGGATTTTCTTCAAGTTGAAGAATCccctgacatttacgtcttagG GTTTCAGGAAATAGTTCCCCTGACGGCCGGCAACGTGCTGGTCGTGGAGGACAACGAGCCGGCGTCCAGGTGGCTGGCCATCATCCACCAGGCGCTCAACGAGCCCCAGGAGCAgcccgacgatgacgacgacccgccgccgccggagccgcccgacgggcggcgccaccaccaccgccgccgcgactCCTCGCTCTTCTTCCAGACGCCGTCGCTCAAGGTGCTCAGCAACAGCTACCGCGTCGACAGCGCGCTCGTCAAGACCTGCaactgctccgccgagccgtcCTCCATGCGCCGCAAGGCGGCGGAGGTCCGCGCGTCCGTGTACcgcgccgaggccgaggccgacgcgccgtccaccagcgccgccgccgccgccgccgccggcgaggcgtcCACTAGCGGGTGCGGCGACGCCGAAGCAGACAACGCGGATGGCacgcccacggcggcgcagtgcgagcccggcggcggcggcggcatgagcTACTGCCTGATCGCGAGCAAGCAGATGGTGGGGCTGTTCCTGTCGGTGTGGGTGAAgcgggagctggtggagcacatCGGCCACCTCCGCGTGGACTGCGTCGGCAGGGGCATCATGGGCTGGCTCGGCAACAAGGGCTGCATCGCCATCAGCATGACGCTGCACCGCAGCAGCATCTGCTTCGTGTGCAGCCACCTCGCCTCCGGGGAGAAGGAGGGCGACGAGCTGCGCCGGAACGCCGACGTCGCCGAGATCCTCAGGAGCGCGCACTTCCCGCGCGCCTGCAAGTCGCCGGCCAGCCACCGGATCCCCGAGAGGATTCTCGAGCACGA CCGGATGATCTGGCTCGGCGATCTGAACTACCGAGTGTCGCTGAGCTACGAAGAGACGAGAACCTTGCTGGAGGAGAATGATTGGGACACTCTATTGGAGAAAGATCAG CTGATGGTCGAGAGAGAAGCTGGAAGGGTGTTCCGAGGGTGGAAGGAGGGCAAGATCTGCTTCGCGCCGACGTACAAGTACACGCAGAACTCCGACGCCTACGCCGGCGAGACGGCCAAGTCCAAGAAGAAGCGGAGGACGCCCGCATG GTGCGACCGGATACTGTGGCACGGCGACGGCATCGAGCAGCTGCAGTACCTGCGCGGCGAGTCGAGGTTCTCCGACCACCGCCCGGTCTGCGGCGTGTTCGCCGTCGAGGTGGACGCCGACGACGGGAGCAGGATTATGAGGAGCTACTACTCCGCGAACGCGCGGATCGGGTACGACAGGCCGGCGTAG
- the LOC120703133 gene encoding 2,3-bisphosphoglycerate-dependent phosphoglycerate mutase 1-like — translation MAGAVSHHALASTQSYWLSAQNSRFQKRTSNVRLVYEGSCCSGGRKLGLVCASGSQFSVVEPVQLPSDGNSGHTPKKSSESALILIRHGESLWNEKNLFTGCVDVPLTPKGVEEAIEAGKRICNIPIDVIYTSSLIRAQMTALLAMMQHRRKKIPIIMHNESEQAHRWSQIYSEETKKQSIPVITAWQLNERMYGELQGLNKQETADLFGKEQVHEWRRSYDIPPPNGESLEMCAERAVAYFKEQIVPQLVAGKHVMVAAHGNSLRSIIMHLDKLTSQEVISLELSTGIPMLYIFKEGKFIRRGSPVGPSEASVYAYTRTLAKYRQKLDNMVQ, via the exons ATGGCTGGTGCTGTATCTCATCATGCACTAGCATCCACGCAATCCTACTGGTTGAGTGCCCAGAACTCTAGATTCCAAAAGAGGACAAGTAATGTGCGCTTGGTTTATGAAGGAAGTTGCTGTTCTGGCGGCCGGAAACTTGGTTTAGTCTGCGCATCGGGCTCGCAATTTTCTGTCGTTGAGCCGGTTCAGCTACCATCGGATGGCAACAGTGGCCACACCCCCAAGAAATCAA GTGAAAGTGCTCTTATATTGATTCGGCATGGTGAGTCTCTGTGGAACGAGAAAAATCTGTTTACTGGCTGCGTCGATGTGCCCCTGACACCAAAGGGTGTTGAGGAGGCCATTGAGGCAGGGAAAAGGATTTGCAATATCCCAATCGATGTGATATATACTTCATCACTGATTCGTGCTCAGATGACTGCATTGCTTGCCATGATGCAGCATCGGCGCAAGAAG ATCCCAATCATCATGCATAATGAGAGTGAACAAGCTCACAGGTGGAGTCAGATATACAGTGAAGAAACGAAGAAACAATCCATTCCTGTCATAACAGCTTGGCAATTGAATGAACGAAT GTATGGTGAGTTACAAGGCCTTAACAAACAAGAAACTGCAGATCTATTTGGTAAAGAACAAGTTCATGAGTGGCGCCGCAGTTATGATATTCCTCCCCCAAATGGTGAAAGCCTAGAAATGTGCGCTGAGAGAGCTGTTGCTTATTTCAAAGAGCAG ATTGTTCCTCAACTTGTGGCTGGAAAGCATGTAATGGTTGCAGCACACGGGAATTCACTTCGTTCAATTATAATGCATCTGGACAAATTAACTTCTCAGGAG GTAATAAGCCTTGAGCTGTCTACGGGCATTCCTATGCTCTACATATTCAAGGAAGGAAAGTTTATTAGACGAGGGAGCCCAGTAGGACCTTCTGAGGCAAGCGTTTATGCTTATACCAGA ACCTTGGCTAAATACAGACAAAAGCTTGATAACATGGTTCAGTAA